A genome region from Euphorbia lathyris chromosome 4, ddEupLath1.1, whole genome shotgun sequence includes the following:
- the LOC136228073 gene encoding uncharacterized protein: MLSKTEQHIKHRLAEQRKQAPFISMASLTPGLLEKLLVNAGNKDVKVTGEHRSALLQVLEILPSLAGAGADDPWQSRGFFLKVSDSLHSAYVSVQDEDMDLIYSDKIQLGQFVYISGLDSGSPVPFVRGLKPVPKRRPCVGNPKDLVSSELLNPKGNTRCKNNDLKKNALEGLELRRLSLDSARRIWDQTPTPKSSSTSFNSNLRTSNNVNSRKKAASKNDPPLKPPILSISPLKSKTGVSSPKHIAKPQKKDFRSPACTNIPSCLVKVPISTKACSEEKISWNTLPPAIHNLGKDIMHHRNVASLAAARALEEASAAESVILCLQAFGDLCGSSQNISSGPLVEQYLDLHQNMQRAATVVKSLLIALPGGPKSSFYNKNAAYWVHAAIETNLSKFILFKKPEKGEENTDTCHCVVLGSIKEELNSENQSPPKKQSPQNHRNMSDSIPKVTSLLKNSSAAKAIHPKKDIYPKEAGLRETASLAEKLLLHSRQWFLKYMENSLSNGFQFCIGEASEISCLLRQLNRVNQWLDGLTGGDNGKVQDLRKKIYRFLLAHADSAGK, from the exons ATGCTCTCGAAAACAGAGCAACACATAAAACATAGGCTAGCAGAGCAAAGGAAGCAAGCCCCATTCATTTCTATGGCGTCCCTTACGCCTGGTTTGCTCGAAAAACTCCTTGTGAATGCGGGAAATAAGGATGTTAAGGTAACTGGAGAGCACCGTTCCGCCCTCCTCCAGGTTTTGGAGATTTTGCCATCTCTTGCCGGAGCCGGAGCTGATGATCCCTGGCAAAGCAGAGGTTTTTTCCTCAAAGTTTCAGATTCTCTCCATTCTGCTTACGTATCCGTACAAGATGAGGATATGGATTTGATATACAGCGACAAGATACAACTTGGTCAGTTCGTTTACATTTCTGGGTTGGATTCGGGTTCACCTGTTCCTTTTGTTCGAGGGTTGAAGCCCGTTCCCAAGAGGCGGCCTTGCGTTGGGAATCCTAAGGATTTAGTGTCGAGTGAGCTCTTGAATCCTAAGGGGAACACAAGATGCAAGAATAATGACTTGAAAAAGAATGCATTGGAAGGTTTGGAGTTGAGGAGATTGAGTTTGGACTCGGCTAGGAGAATCTGGGATCAAACTCCAACTCCCAAATCTTCTTCTACCAGTTTTAATTCGAATTTAAGAACATCAAACAAT GTTAATTCCCGCAAGAAAGCTGCTTCAAAGAATGATCCGCCACTGAAGCCCCCAATTTTAAGTATATCGCCATTGAAAAGCAAAACTGGAGTCTCTTCTCCTAAACATATTGCCAAGCCTCAGAAGAAAGATTTCAGGTCTCCTGCTTGTACCAATATTCCTAGCTGTCTTGTTAAGGTACCCATTAGTACAAAAGCTTGCTCTGAAGAAAAGATTTCCTGGAACACACTTCCCCCGGCCATTCATAATCTTGGAAAG GATATTATGCATCACAGGAATGTTGCATCTTTGGCTGCTGCACGTGCACTGGAAGAGGCATCGGCCGCTGAGAGCGTCATTCTATGCTTGCA AGCATTTGGAGACTTGTGTGGCTCTTCTCAGAATATATCTTCAGGCCCTCTTGTTGAACAATATTTAGATCTCCACCAGAATATGCAAAGAGCAGCAACAGTTGTTAAGTCCCTACTCATTGCTCTCCCCGGAGGACCAAAATCAAGTTTTTACAATAAGAATGCAGCTTACTGGGTTCATGCTGCCATAGAGACTAATCTTTCGAAATTCATCTTGTTCAAGAAACCAGAGAAGGGTGAAGAAAATACTGATACATGTCACTGTGTCGTCCTAGGGAGCATCAAAGAGGAACTGAATTCTGAGAATCAATCACCTCCAAAGAAACAAAGTCCTCAAAATCATCGGAACATGTCGGACTCAATTCCTAAAGTTACTTCTTTGTTGAAGAATAGCTCAGCTGCTAAAGCAATTCATCCCAAAAAGGATATTTATCCTAAAGAAGCAGGATTGAGGGAGACGGCAAGTTTAGCAGAAAAGCTGCTTCTGCATTCTCGCCAATGGTTCTTGAAGTACATGGAGAATTCATTGAGCAATGGATTCCAGTTTTGCATAGGGGAAGCTTCTGAAATTTCCTGTCTTTTAAGGCAGCTTAACAGGGTGAACCAGTGGTTAGATGGCTTGACAGGTGGAGATAATGGAAAGGTACAAGACTTGAGGAAGAAGATATACAGGTTTCTATTGGCACATGCTGATTCTGCTGGTAAGTAG
- the LOC136228074 gene encoding protein SOSEKI 1, whose product MERSGGGEVRRIHIIYLLSRMGRVEHPHLIRVHHLNRNGVYLRDVKRWMSDLRGKDISETFAWSYKRRYKNVFVWQDLLDDDLITPISDNEYVLKGSQILPLPSDDCEKKASISKNENQVGVEIEIEEKEASHVSPDNSFDSSTKTSSEICQESPIFGSGRSTLTEDSTNQQQSPSKHNFQREQLDNLGSYSSSSSYSNLLSKTKHRNGNKGHQGDDNNVNEKPGTPSPEFSLLYQYQESNYAKSKSNSNGASKILRNLITCGAVDTNDTALVSVNKSSLSRNVNNSAVCKRDILGGSAREFVTNWNQQKQQCTSARRSFDSVEGSNKNQKQKSRFGNSKGVPAAYRPVGAPICSQCGKSFRPEKLHTHMKSCKGLKASAKTATDSVKKTPPSSTNF is encoded by the exons ATGGAACGCAGTGGAGGAGGAGAAGTGAGGCGTATTCACATCATATACTTGCTCAGCCGAATGGGTCGAGTTGAACATCCTCATCTTATTCGTGTTCATCATCTTAATCGAAATGGTGTCTACCTCCGAg ATGTCAAGAGATGGATGTCAGATTTGCGAGGAAAAGATATTTCAGAAACCTTTGCTTGGTCTTACAagag GAGATACAAGAATGTCTTTGTTTGGCAGGATTTACTTGATGATGATCTTATTACCCCTATCTCTGACAATGAATATGTCCTCAAAGGTTCCCAAATTCTCCCTCTCCCTTCTG ATGATTGTGAAAAGAAAGCTTCCATATCCAAAAATGAAAACCAAGTTGGggttgaaattgaaattgaagaaAAAGAAGCAAGCCATGTATCCCCAGATAATAGCTTCGATTCTTCAACCAAGACATCATCTGAAATATGTCAAGAATCACCTATATTTGGTTCAGGTAGATCAACCTTAACAGAAGATTCAACAAACCAACAGCAAAGTCCAAGCAAACACAATTTTCAACGAGAACAACTGGACAACTTGGGGAGTTATTCGTCATCCTCATCTTACTCCAATCTGTTAAGTAAGACAAAACATAGAAATGGAAATAAAGGTCACCAAGGTGATGATAATAATGTAAATGAAAAACCAGGCACACCAAGTCCAGAATTCTCTTTGCTGTACCAGTATCAGGAATCGAATTATGCAAAGAGTAAGAGCAACTCAAATGGAGCTTCCAAAATTCTCAGAAACTTGATTACTTGTGGTGCTGTTGATACAAATGATACAGCCTTGGTTTCTGTTAATAAATCGTCTTTAAGTAGAAATGTTAATAACTCTGCTGTTTGCAAAAGAGACATTCTAGGAGGCTCTGCAAGAGAATTTGTTACTAATTGGAATCAACAAAAGCAGCAATGTACTTCTGCTAG GAGAAGCTTCGATAGTGTTGAAGGATCAAACAAGAATCAGAAGCAGAAAAGTAGATTTGGCAACTCAAAAGGGGTTCCTGCTGCGTACAGGCCAGTGGGTGCACCAATTTGTTC GCAATGTGGAAAGTCATTCAGACCGGAGAAACTGCACACACACATGAAGTCTTGTAAAGGACTGAAAGCCTCTGCAAAAACTGCTACAGATTCTGTCAAGAAGACACCACCATCATCAACAAATTTCTAA